Proteins found in one Molothrus aeneus isolate 106 chromosome 20, BPBGC_Maene_1.0, whole genome shotgun sequence genomic segment:
- the SLC13A5 gene encoding LOW QUALITY PROTEIN: Na(+)/citrate cotransporter (The sequence of the model RefSeq protein was modified relative to this genomic sequence to represent the inferred CDS: substituted 1 base at 1 genomic stop codon) has translation MAPTCLQPLLRYRSFAILFLTPLLLLPLPLAVTTKEARCAYIIIIMAVYWCTEVIPLAVTSLMPVVFFPLLGVQTSKKVCLQYLNSTNMLFFGGLIVAISVEQWNLHKRIALKVLLILGVKPAFLMLGFMIVTAFLSMWISNTATTAMMVPIVQAVLDQLDVTEHDLATVESATGQTNTAIELEEKSKSGSTAVSGVSNEQVTDEPKSSEENKTRKRICKGMTLCVCYAASIGGTATLTGTGPNVVLKGQMNQLYPDSNDIVDFASWFGFSFPNMVLMLALAWLWLXCSFMGLNIKKNWGFGTEKTDKEKAAYSVLKAEMKKLGPMSYAEINVLLLFILLVVLWFSRNPGFIKGWASILFKGGEKYITDSVPAMFVALLLFVLPAHKPKCIGWNTSMSDPEQTEEDKKKQFLSAPLLDWNVVQRKMPWSIVLLLGGGFALADASANSGLSAWMGRQMTPLGSIPPWAIASVISLITAVFTECTSNVATATLFLPVFSSLAESIKIHPLYIMLPGTLSASFAFMLPVATPPNAIVFSYGHIHVLDMVKAGLMMNIIAVCCVTLAINTWGRPMFQLDTFPAWANSTRNQ, from the exons ATGGCCCCGAcgtgcctgcagcccctgctgaggTACCGCTCCTTCGCCATCCTCTTCCTcacgccgctgctgctgctgccgctgccgctcGCCGTGACCACGAAG GAGGCCAGATGTGCATATATCATCATTATCATGGCTGTGTACTGGTGCACTGAAGTGATCCCCCTGGCTGTCACCTCCCTCATGCCAGTGgtatttttccctctgcttggAGTTCAGACCTCTAAAAAA GTGTGCTTGCAGTACCTAAATAGCACAAACATGCTCTTCTTTGGAGGGCTGATTGTCGCAATTTCTGTTGAGCAGTGGAATCTTCACAAAAGGATTGCACTGAAAGTCCTTCTGATTCTTGGGGTGAAACCTGCATT CCTGATGCTGGGATTTATGATAGTCACTGCCTTCTTGTCAATGTGGATAAGCAACACAGCCACCACTGCCATGATGGTTCCCATTGTCCAAGCTGTCCTGGATCAATTGGACGTCACAGAGCATGACTTGGCCACGGTGGAATCAGCAACTGGGCAAACAAATACAGCGATTGAGCTGGAGGAAAAGAGCAAATCAGGGTCCACTGCAGTGAGCG GTGTAAGCAATGAACAAGTCACTGATGAGCCCAAATcttctgaggaaaataaaacaaggaagCGTATATGCAAGGGAATGACACTTTGTGTATGCTATGCGGCCAGCATTGGAGGAACTGCAACACTTACCGGAACAGGACCAAATGTGGTACTGAAGGGCCAGATGAATCA GTTATACCCCGACAGTAATGATATTGTGGACTTTGCTTCCTGGTTTGGATTTTCATTCCCAAACATGGTCCTGATGTTGGCGCTAGCTTGGCTTTGGTTATAGTGCTCCTTCATGGGACTCAA cataaaaaaaaactGGGGCTTTGGGACAGAGAAAACTGACAAAGAAAAAGCTGCATACAGTGTGCTGAAGGCAGAAATGAAGAAGTTAGGCCCTATGTCTTATGCTGAAATAAATGTCCTCCTTTTGTTTATATTGCTGGTGGTCTTGTGGTTTTCCAGAAACCCAGGCTTTATAAAAGGCTGGGCTAGCATACTCttcaaaggaggagaaaa GTATATCACTGATTCTGTTCCTGCTATGTTTGTTGCCCTGTTACTGTTTGTCCTTCCTGCTCATAAGCCCAAATGCATAGGCTGGAATACAAGCATGTCTGACCCTGAACAGACTGaagaag ataagaaaaagcaatttttatcaGCCCCGCTGCTAGACTGGAATGTGGTTCAAAGGAAGATGCCCTGGAGtattgtgctgctgctgggaggaggtTTTGCTTTGGCTGATGCAAGCGCA AACTCTGGGCTCTCAGCTTGGATGGGTCGTCAGATGACACCACTGGGATCTATCCCACCATGGGCCATTGCATCAGTGATCTCCCTCATTACAGCTGTCTTCACTGAATGCACCAGTAACGTGGCCACAGCTACCCTCTTCCTGCCTGTCTTTTCATCCTTG GCTGAATCTATCAAGATCCACCCTTTGTATATTATGCTGCCTGGTACTCTCAGTGCTTCATTTGCCTTCATGCTACCTGTTGCAACACCACCAAATGCAATAGTGTTTTCTTACGGCCACATCCATGTTTTGGATATG gtTAAAGCTGGACTGATGATGAACATCATTGCAGTCTGCTGTGTCACACTGGCCATCAACACGTGGGGAAGACCTATGTTTCAGCTGGACACATTCCCAGCCTGGGCAAACAGCACAAGAAACCAGTGA